The Nitrospira sp. KM1 genome includes a window with the following:
- a CDS encoding pyrimidine dimer DNA glycosylase/endonuclease V, protein MRLWSLHPKYLDPQGLVALWREALLAQAVLRGETKGYRHHPQLERFTSHDSPRRAINAYLDAIYVEALSRGYNFDRSKVGPIQVVGYIPVSHGQIRYEWQHLLKKLSTRNPPLLSKWCGITDPAHHPLFRLRPGSVASWERASRGT, encoded by the coding sequence ATGCGTCTCTGGTCCCTGCATCCAAAGTACCTGGATCCACAAGGTTTGGTAGCGCTGTGGCGTGAGGCCTTATTGGCGCAAGCCGTCCTTCGCGGCGAGACCAAGGGGTACAGGCATCACCCCCAACTTGAGCGTTTTACTTCTCATGATTCACCGCGCCGGGCAATCAATGCATACCTAGATGCCATCTATGTCGAAGCACTGTCGCGAGGCTACAACTTTGACCGGAGCAAGGTTGGCCCGATTCAGGTAGTTGGGTACATTCCAGTGTCTCACGGACAGATTCGCTATGAGTGGCAGCACCTTCTCAAAAAACTCTCGACGCGCAACCCGCCTCTTCTTTCAAAGTGGTGCGGCATCACTGATCCTGCGCACCATCCATTGTTTCGCCTTCGCCCCGGATCGGTAGCGTCATGGGAGCGGGCGTCACGCGGCACCTGA